One Deltaproteobacteria bacterium GWC2_65_14 genomic window carries:
- a CDS encoding two-component system response regulator has protein sequence MKKILVVDDEEYIRELYRDELAEEGYQVELAEDGQEALGKMGTFRPDLVTLDVKMPGLDGIEVLRRIREKDESVPVLLVTAFGEFRQDFNTWASDAYIVKSHDTSELKTTVRKLLGGK, from the coding sequence GGTGGTCGACGACGAGGAGTATATCCGCGAGCTGTACCGGGACGAGCTGGCCGAGGAGGGGTACCAGGTGGAGCTGGCGGAGGACGGCCAGGAGGCGCTCGGCAAGATGGGCACCTTCCGCCCCGATCTCGTGACGCTCGACGTGAAGATGCCCGGCCTGGACGGGATCGAGGTGCTCCGCAGGATCCGGGAGAAGGACGAATCGGTTCCCGTCCTGCTGGTCACCGCGTTCGGGGAGTTCCGGCAGGATTTCAACACCTGGGCCTCGGACGCCTACATCGTCAAGTCCCACGACACCTCGGAGCTCAAGACGACCGTGCGGAAGCTTCTGGGGGGCAAATGA